The following proteins are encoded in a genomic region of Chryseobacterium cucumeris:
- a CDS encoding ABC transporter ATP-binding protein encodes MNQYIKILKFARPHQKYIYGSLFFNLMYSVFQIASLGTILPVLGMLFGTIEAKKYSHPPVYSGEILDFFSYAKEYANYYVQSLVTQYGALNVLAWLCVVTAFMFLLRNLFRYLGSFLLINYRVGVTKDLRGAMYRKILALPVSFFTESRKGDLMSRMSNDVGEVEGNILGSLVELINAPFMLISTLVTLFFLSTEMTLFSLLVLPVMGTMIALIGKSLKKDSHEAQNEMGNIFSIVDETLKSTKVIKIFSAEKIMDNRFMQSMQRWINSSISLGRKKELASPMSEFLGSVTFLIIAWYGGKQIIVEQSISPADFLVFLGIFFQILPPVKSLSQSISNVQKGEASLERVLAILDADVKIDEVPNPVSISTLKHSIEFNNIGFYYDKDHTILKNFSLSIPKGKTVALVGQSGSGKTTIANLLARFYDVSEGEILIDGTDIKHLKLQEYRKLLGMVTQESVLFNDSVYNNILMGKPDATREEVIAAAKIANADAFITTLPEGYDSNIGDDGGKLSGGQKQRVSIARAVLKNPPIMILDEATSALDTESERFVQDALEKMMENRTSLVIAHRLSTIQKADWIVVMEKGDIVEQGTHHDLIAKRGMYHKLVELQNFD; translated from the coding sequence ATGAACCAATATATTAAAATACTAAAGTTCGCAAGACCTCACCAAAAATACATCTACGGAAGTTTGTTTTTCAATCTTATGTATTCTGTATTTCAGATTGCTTCCTTAGGAACTATTCTACCTGTTTTGGGAATGCTTTTCGGAACCATTGAGGCTAAAAAATACAGCCATCCCCCTGTGTATTCGGGAGAAATTTTAGATTTTTTCTCCTACGCAAAAGAATATGCCAATTACTATGTTCAGAGTTTAGTAACCCAGTATGGAGCACTTAACGTTTTGGCGTGGCTTTGCGTGGTAACAGCGTTTATGTTTTTACTGAGAAACCTTTTCAGATATTTAGGTTCATTTTTATTGATCAATTACCGTGTAGGGGTTACTAAAGACCTTCGTGGAGCAATGTACAGAAAGATTCTTGCTTTACCTGTTTCCTTTTTTACAGAAAGCAGAAAGGGAGATCTGATGTCCCGTATGTCCAATGATGTGGGTGAAGTTGAAGGGAATATTTTAGGAAGTTTAGTTGAATTAATCAATGCACCTTTCATGCTGATCAGTACATTGGTGACTCTTTTCTTTTTAAGTACAGAAATGACTCTTTTCTCACTTCTGGTATTACCGGTAATGGGAACTATGATTGCTTTAATTGGAAAAAGTCTGAAAAAAGACTCCCACGAAGCACAGAATGAAATGGGGAATATCTTCTCAATTGTAGACGAAACATTGAAATCTACAAAGGTTATTAAAATTTTTAGTGCAGAAAAAATAATGGACAACCGTTTTATGCAGTCTATGCAGAGATGGATTAACAGTTCTATAAGTCTGGGAAGAAAAAAAGAATTAGCATCTCCGATGAGCGAATTTTTAGGTTCAGTAACATTCTTAATTATTGCTTGGTATGGGGGAAAACAAATCATTGTAGAACAAAGTATTTCACCTGCAGATTTTTTGGTTTTCCTGGGTATTTTCTTCCAGATTTTACCTCCTGTGAAAAGTTTATCTCAATCTATTTCGAATGTTCAGAAGGGTGAAGCTTCTCTTGAAAGAGTTTTAGCTATTCTTGATGCTGATGTGAAAATTGACGAAGTACCCAATCCTGTTTCTATCTCAACATTAAAGCATTCTATCGAATTTAATAATATTGGTTTTTATTACGATAAAGATCATACGATTCTTAAAAACTTCTCCCTTTCTATTCCAAAAGGGAAAACGGTTGCTCTTGTTGGGCAAAGTGGAAGTGGTAAAACAACGATTGCCAATTTATTAGCAAGATTTTATGATGTTTCGGAAGGAGAAATTCTGATTGACGGAACAGATATCAAACATTTAAAACTACAGGAATACCGTAAGCTATTGGGAATGGTAACCCAGGAATCTGTATTATTCAATGATTCCGTTTACAATAATATTCTGATGGGTAAACCTGATGCCACCAGAGAAGAAGTGATTGCAGCCGCTAAAATTGCCAATGCAGATGCATTTATCACCACACTTCCTGAAGGATATGATTCCAATATCGGAGATGACGGAGGTAAACTTTCCGGAGGTCAGAAACAAAGGGTTTCTATTGCCAGAGCGGTATTGAAGAACCCACCGATCATGATTCTTGATGAAGCAACTTCAGCTTTGGATACAGAATCCGAAAGATTCGTACAGGATGCACTGGAGAAGATGATGGAAAACAGAACTTCTTTAGTGATTGCCCACCGTCTTTCAACCATTCAGAAAGCAGACTGGATTGTAGTGATGGAAAAAGGTGATATCGTAGAACAGGGAACCCACCACGACCTGATTGCAAAAAGAGGAATGTATCACAAACTTGTCGAACTTCAAAACTTCGACTAA
- a CDS encoding DUF1801 domain-containing protein, with translation MNPIQEYFYRIEEPERSTLLFLRDTILASDPENITETFSFGLPFIKYKKKMLCYFYYSKKYKKHYLSFYHGDRLDYPELIQDGRKKFKILLIDTEEDIPVEFILNLVQEVKRHIK, from the coding sequence ATGAATCCTATACAAGAGTATTTCTACAGAATCGAAGAGCCTGAAAGAAGTACTCTTTTATTTTTGCGTGATACGATCTTAGCTTCAGATCCGGAAAATATTACAGAAACATTCAGTTTCGGGCTTCCGTTTATCAAATACAAAAAGAAAATGCTGTGCTATTTCTATTACAGCAAAAAATACAAAAAGCACTACCTGAGTTTTTATCATGGTGACCGGCTTGATTATCCTGAATTGATCCAGGACGGCAGAAAGAAGTTTAAAATCCTTCTTATTGATACGGAGGAGGATATTCCCGTAGAATTCATATTAAACCTTGTACAGGAAGTTAAAAGACATATAAAATAA
- a CDS encoding helix-turn-helix domain-containing protein, translating to MMPDYKQIYTDILEEKFPEKLSDTAIRLKLETLHSAFDILKFNQLVFGETEYTMERKNQRLRSYDKESILKILSYQKRNELTNLQVSDHFKISRNTIAKWKRILNDD from the coding sequence ATGATGCCAGATTATAAGCAGATTTATACCGACATTCTTGAAGAAAAATTTCCCGAAAAATTATCAGATACCGCCATCAGGCTTAAGCTGGAAACTTTACATTCAGCTTTTGATATTCTGAAATTTAATCAGCTGGTTTTTGGAGAAACAGAATATACTATGGAACGTAAAAACCAGAGGCTCCGTTCTTATGATAAGGAATCAATTCTGAAAATTCTCAGTTATCAGAAAAGAAATGAACTGACTAATCTTCAGGTGAGTGATCATTTTAAGATAAGCCGAAATACCATTGCGAAATGGAAAAGAATTTTAAATGATGACTGA
- a CDS encoding transposase has protein sequence MNIKNIHIGSLIRSKVEEYQISIERISRFLNSTEDEVEKMYHAKSMDTDVLLKWCKLLKFDFFRFYTGHLILYAPQARIDNVFTQKENTLVFRKSIYTQEVKDFILDKIKTGKMTANDVVKRYKIPKTTLYKWMKKI, from the coding sequence ATGAATATTAAGAACATTCATATTGGAAGCCTGATCCGATCCAAAGTGGAAGAGTATCAGATTTCAATAGAAAGAATTTCCCGGTTTTTAAACAGTACGGAAGATGAAGTGGAAAAGATGTATCATGCAAAAAGTATGGATACCGATGTTCTCCTGAAATGGTGTAAACTTTTAAAATTCGATTTCTTCCGATTCTATACCGGACATCTCATTTTATATGCTCCCCAGGCGAGAATTGATAATGTCTTCACTCAAAAAGAAAATACCCTGGTTTTCAGAAAAAGCATTTATACGCAGGAGGTTAAGGATTTTATTCTTGATAAAATAAAGACAGGGAAAATGACGGCCAATGATGTGGTTAAAAGGTATAAAATACCCAAGACCACTTTATATAAATGGATGAAAAAGATATAA